The Hevea brasiliensis isolate MT/VB/25A 57/8 chromosome 1, ASM3005281v1, whole genome shotgun sequence DNA segment tccttctagtataattcacattcttttctattgttctatagtctatattcacgctattaccattttgactattattaaagagatcattaaaataatttctccatctttctttaatgtcctcatctttcaccaacacttttccttctttatccttaacgcacctaacttgattaagatcttgacatttcctttctctcattcttgctaatctataaatatctttctccccttctttagttccaattttctcatataacttttcaaaggcatgtgctcttgcttgactaactaccttttttgcctctttctttgctatcttgtactgttcatatgcctcattattatcacatttaggtaatttcttataccattccctttttctcttcactgccttttgtacttcctcattccaccaccatgtctcttttgagggtggtccatatcctttagactctccaagtacttttctagctacttctctaatctttgatgccatctgtatccacatatcattggcctccatacccagcttccatacttcggactcgagaagctcatttttgaaattcacttgctttactcctttgaactcccaccactttgttcgagctacactatttcttctgaccttacttgaattgttcctaaacttgacatccaagaccaccaatcgatgttgacttgttaaagtctctcctggaatgaccttgcaatcattgcatagagctctatttgtcttcctggttaagaggaagtcgatttgacttctatgttgcccacttttgaaagtcacttaatgtgactctctttttataaagtaggtatttgctagtattaggttgtatgccatagtaaaatccaggatgctttttccctcctcatttcgactgccaaaaccaaaacctccatgaacattctcataaccatgtttatcacttcctacatgtccattcaaatctctaccaatgaaaacattcttttcattcggtatgctttgcattaaatcatccatatctttccaaaacttttgtttactctcactgtctagtcctatttgtggggtataagcactaactatatttattgtttctactTCTAGTaccagctttactagtataattctatctcctactcttttcacagctattactgcgtctttcaatgtcctatctatgattatgcccactccattcttgtttctctcattttcgataaaccacagtttgtaccctgaatgaaccacttccttacttttctctcctacccatttagtctcttgaatgcaagcaatattcacccttctactttctaaggtatccacaagctccattaatttcccTGTAAGTAAGACAACATTCCAAGTGCCGACCCTGAtcatcctcctatcctgctccttcctaattggtctccttctatgatatcttttgttgttttctatgtctatcttgtgctaagtttcactatctgttctactatctgtccaatggactaacttctttacccacactcgtccatgatgtgggaacccttgctcacttaacaccacacccgggcccCAGCAtgacgcgtcgctttcggtgaatgccctacacccttgcatatttcttacTATACCCGAGCTCTGATgcagcgcgtcgttagtagaggacgccccaacgtttatatcatttgaatccatatcataaggtgtgatgaaatttttacgctgattgtcacctaccgcaaccctcctcctttatctggGCTTGGGACTAGCTaaacgcaaactacttaggcggagtttaagttcaatttaaattatttttatttttttaatatttttaaatttttataattcaactcttattaaatcttatatatatatatatatatatatatatatatatgtacacacaCTACCTATTAAAATTctaaataaaatgataaaaaacatCATACCAGTGGCCAGAGCAGCTAGCCACGAGTTTCTGTGGGAAATCAAGTGTGGATGTTGCCTCAAAGTCTAAGCCCTGCATGAGGGTAACTCGATGAATCATTCATCATCTTGAGGCCTTCAGGCCTCTAGAAACAAGCAAGCCTCCAATATTGGCCATGATATGCGATGGACAACGTTGAAGCATCAGCATATTCATCACCTTAAACTCCATACTGCTAGACATTATACATTACAGGATATGAAAAAAGTTTGATTGAACATCTAATAGAATGATCATGTCAAAAGCAAAAAAACACGAAATGTGGCAACTCCTGGCAATTCAAGTTCTTGAATATAAAAGACAACAGATGCAATACAATTCACAAATGTTTAACCTCATACAAACGCATTGGAGGACTTGCAAAGGGCATTCACTTTGAcgttgaaaaaaatatataaatatttttctctCATCCCGCAAAATATTTTCAGAGTATAACGGAGCCTGTTGGGGTTTCTGACCATTAACACTTTGGAAAAGATTAACTTTTTACATGACTGGAAATTTGTTTAACATCTATTTGACAGATTGCTTCTCAAAGTATAAGTTCAATGAACTGAGCAAGTAGAAAATACCAAATAGGCAAATACACATTAAAAACAGTAACTTCAAAAAACTATTGTGATTCATTTGCTGAAATTGAAATACACATTCagccaattaaattaaaaaaaaaaaaaactaaaaagaaaattttaaaagtagGAATAAGCTGTGTTAACTTGATAaatcaaaagataaacaaataaaATCTAGATTATACATTTCTTTCATGCCATTTATTCCTTACAACATCTTGACATCAATTAAGGAAAATATATTAGAGGAGAAAAAAGAGACCAAATCAGGTCAGCTGACAAGAAGCATACTATTAGCACGTAACAAATTTCTTTGCACCATCAAATGCTCCTCATCTGAAATATGAACCGTACAACGTAGATTTGTCAATGTTGCTTCATCTTCCCAACGCAAAGGCCCCGAAGCATACAAATCCTCAACAATATGTAGATAATTCTGACCTGTAGAATTCTACTCTACTCCCAATCGCTCATCTAAAGAAAGTGGACATCCTTCTGTCGCATAATCCACTCTAGAAGATGATTCAGCATCACTACAGCAATCCTCTATATTGTTACTGTGTGGTGTAGAAAACCTAAAGGGAAAATTTTGATAATCATCGCCCATAGCACTACAACTACCAACAGAGGATCTACAACTATCAGTATGCACAGATATTGAGGACTCTACAAGAAAATTATCACTTCCCCTACTTTCATCCACTCTAGAAAAGTCAGCTGTTGAAacattaaaagaaaaaagaacaTGATTTCTACCCAATGATGCATCTGGATAAACAGCTATATCTACCTTTTCAAGAGTTGGAGATGAATGCATTGAACAAATTCGATGATGGCTACCATCTTTTTCTATCAGTCCCTTCTTTTGAGCAGTTACTGGATGAGCTTCAAGGCCATACATGCCAAGTGGTGATCCTCTCTTCAATGTTCTTGTTGAAACCATATGAGGCTTTTGAATTTCAATACTTTTATGCACAGGGCAGTAATCATCTACAGCATATTGATTTATCCGTGTATTTGGCCGTCTTTTACCCATAGGCATGCCACAAATCTCCAAACCCTGTTTCAAACGCCCAACAGAGAAATGATAATTAGTATCAAACTGATACATAAACAAGAATCACCAATTTAACCATTGAGATGAATTGAATAAACAGAGAAAAATAAAGAGCTTACTAACCTTGTCTGCAGCATTTTTCAGTTCTTGTGCTTGAAATTAGGTTTGTTCAGAATCTGAGTTTGATTTGAGTGAGTGAAGTGATCAGGAGGTTTTTGAGTCGAATTTAAGTCAAGCATTTACGACGATCGGTCGCTTATCATGTGATCTCGTGGAAGCAGGCGGTTTATCTAGTGGTGTCTGTGGAGCACTTGAACTAATAAAACCGACTGTAAGAAGTAATCTACTCCTATTGGTGTTTAAGCTTAGATTTGTAATTAAAGTTTAgcccacacacatatatataattgaagttataaatttatttagGACTTAATTTGTGATTTTAAATTTAATCCAAATGAATTTAggatttgtatttaatttctaaaatatttactaattaatttaatctttTAAATAAAATGTAGAGTTACCCACATGAATAAAGTTGAATGGTTGTATAATAAGCAATCATTTAATAGACTAATCATGACATTGgtatatataaaattttgaatttagattaatttttaaacacttcataattttcaaaacaaTTTTTCACTAATTTCATAGATCTCTCACAACAGAAACTCTCAGCATTATGTTTTGTACTAAACTTTGAAGGTCAAAATGTGTCTAAACTGTGTTTTTTTATTTCCGTTAAGCAAAACTATAGAGAGAGAAAATAAGCTTcaaagttaaaattttattttccaaCATTTTTCTGAAATTTTATAGATTATTTTGAGTATCTTTAATTTTTGGATTATTCTCTAATGAGTTATGAGTtacgtattattttttatgaattttaaaattaattagtatgATTTTAAATCTTTAATAATTAGcatagttttaaatttttaattttatttaaaagtttTATTGAAGTttagtaaatttaaaaatatactcTCTGGTGCTTGAGTGGAGAAATATATAaataggaatatatatatatatatatatatatatatatatatatatatatatatatttgtttttcaTTATTGTTAGTATTATacgaaaaatatattatattagtttatatattatatttggaCTATAATTGATTGAAATAGAAAGATTGaatactaaatttttaattattaataatacgtATATCTATGTGTGATCAGTAGTAGTAATGTTTATGGCTGTATGatcatataaaatgaattattgATAATTTTATCATCAACAGTCACAACAAATTAAACGCAGGAtgaatttacctgaaattttattGTTCTCTCCTACAAAAAGCAAATTCGAGCAAAACAAATCAACTCATGAAACACAAAACAAGTTCAAgatgagacagaaagttacaaaattgaagaaaacatCTCAAAAAGCTACACATGCAGTAATAGGAAATGCGCAAGAATTGCAGTCCTGATACTTGAGAATGCGCAATATCAACAAAATAACTCCACCCACACACCCAGattggggaaaaaaaaaagactccACCAAAGACAAAGCTAAATGCAAGATTTGGCCAACAACACCACTCCATAGTTTGCCACTCATCCTCCGCCACCTAAAAATTTCATCTAAGTCGAATCAACAATAAAACCGAAAGCCTTCAAGCATTTGATCCAGGaaataatatgatcaaaataTGTCAATGCAAAATGCTAAAATTGTTTTGCAGACATGCTAAAATAAAGCCAGAGTATATATTAATATGCAAGGGGGCAAAATAAAGAACTGAATTGGGCTTTTTTTTGTCGGAAGAATTAGGAGATTGAAATaacaaattgaaaataaaaaccaATTACCTATGGAAACCAAGCAAATGTGAAAATCAATACCGACGGCGAGAAGGCACAAAGCACGGTAGAAAGGTAGTTTTAGTAGAATCATCCTCCCATTCGACATCTTTCCAACATCGTTCCTCTGctttaatcttaactttgcctCCATTTGCGCTGCTCGAGTTTAATGGCAGCTTCTTAAGCTGTCGGCATTCATTTACTTCGATTCTTTTTAGAGAGGGAAAGGACAAGGCTTTGGGATATATGCTTTTCAGTTCTGGTAATACATCCAAGGTGAGATCTTCTAGTTTAAAAAATGGATTGAAATTTTCATCCCCAACTTGAACATCATCTAACTTTTCAACACTTATTATCTCTTCTATATGCTTGTTATCGCACACATACAAGTACGTCAAATTTGGAGCTAGAATAATCCATGTCAGATCCTTCAATCTGAGGCTTCCCCTTAAAATCAATGCATTAAGGCTGTTAAAGCATGTCTCCCTTGAGATCACTGAGTTGCCTAGACCTCCACCTGCATCATCATGTGTTTCTATCTCTTCCATTACAACATCAACATCCGGCTCTCCTAAATCACTTGGAccaactatatatataagtcCTAGATTCTTCATATTTGCTAACCACCAAATGTTGAGAGATTGTGGACCTGGAAACAATTGAAGGGTTAGAGCTCGAGTACAGTTGAGTAatgtgatgcgtcccaaccgcaagtgcacgggtcgtacaagtaatatagaaaagatatcgatcccacgaggagttgtgttaatgattgaattttcgatataaaagttgactaaattgaagtattcatgaaattaaaataatgaattaatgggtaatggagtacgaaatctaaatgtgcaaatttaatattctattcaacaatgtattaattaaactaaaattgcatcaaattgaaataagcaagttcaaatatggcaatatttaaaatggcaaatgattaaattcgattagaaattaacaatggtaaaaaggcgattccggagttcgggatttcatattcaagctattttgggattttccctagctagcccaatccatgaaatttatgggtttaaaggagattaattctaaaatcctttgaaaactctttcgagtgagacaaagagtgccttaattaacttaatcctactttcgtggagttaaaattaaccaagacccattaggttctttaatcaatctattaaaaccctcttaacccttagtctattttagatctaagttaattaagtccaatttcttgattaactatcacttggttttctccttctgcttcaaccaaggattaagaacataacttaatggggcccttcattaagcatgtgaataagcacacaagaaatggattaaacctcataaattcattaaattgggactaacccagttcaaatccacaaaaataactaaaatattacatcccttactccagaatcaaaagtaaactactcactatccataatgcttacaagatatgatgagtttaaatggaaataaagctttaatctaagctaagaagtaagaaattaaacactagaaatgtagaaaaatgtaaaggaaggaagaaatctgcaaatcttggttaaaaatggtgtggaaggtgaaaatgactcctcaaattctgcctctcttctcctcttcttcttttctccttgtctcccttctaaaatgagaaaatgggactatatatagcatttttctgacatggagccctaaaatagtatgttctaggaggaatacattaagggaatcttctgccagctcattaatgaactctttatgggatcagataagtggatcgcataagttatgcacccttaTGCGCTACtggttctgggtcacttatgcggtcgcatgacttggtgcataggttatgcacaatttcgtgaatctgcataagggaggtgagaatgtgcataagctatgcagtctccttatgcacatttcggctggttctggaacagtgttcttcctccttatgcagaactgcatagcttatgcggcaagttatgcacagtttggtctatgcatattttagcttgaaaacttgcttttggcatctttttgctgtagaagacactcctcaatggcaaaattctctttagtccttcaaaaacaccatttttcctaccaaacaaagtaaaaattacaaattaatccaaaatcgacaattatgaaaaactaactaattaactaataaaattagctaaaaatgactaataatcaaataaaaatggttatgaaattaaacctaaatgattatgcaaaatgtatgcatcaaatacccccaaactcaagcttttgcttgtcctcaagcaaactttaaaatgtggtgcaaagtttttaagggtgccttatccaaagagttatgaaaatcactcattaaggtaacttaacacacctttagccataccaacaatccatatacccatccttcaaaatgcaaagaatttaatgcttatccaagctttcaccg contains these protein-coding regions:
- the LOC131180267 gene encoding uncharacterized protein LOC131180267, with the protein product MPMGKRRPNTRINQYAVDDYCPVHKSIEIQKPHMVSTRTLKRGSPLGMYGLEAHPVTAQKKGLIEKDGSHHRICSMHSSPTLEKVDIAVYPDASLGRNHVLFSFNVSTADFSRVDESRGSDNFLVESSISVHTDSCRSSVGSCSAMGDDYQNFPFRFSTPHSNNIEDCCSDAESSSRVDYATEGCPLSLDERLGVE